The Alkalibacter saccharofermentans DSM 14828 region AGAGAAGAGATGTTTCCGACAGGAATATTTTGCCAACCTGTGTCTATTGCGATTCCTCATAGCGAAAAAGGAGAAATATATCATTCAAGTATAGTTGTAACTAAGCTTCTTAAGCCGATTGCATTTAAAAGAATGGATTGTCCGCAAGAAGACGTAGAAGTAAAAATAGTTGTCATGTTGGCTGTAAATAGAAATGAAGAGCAGCTTAAAATGTTGGTCAAGTTGATGAAGATAGTACAAAATTCAGAACTGATGAATAAGCTCAGCAATTCAAAAGACTGTCAAGAATTAGAGAAGTTAATTAGGGATGAACTGAATAAAAGTGATGAAGAAGAATAAAAATTGTATTTAAGTCTATGTTGAACTTAAGGCGCCTAAGTTTAATATATAAGAAATTATTTTAAGGGGGAGCTTTTAATGGCTAAAAAAAGAATTATCGTCGTATGTGGAGCAGGTTTTGCTACTTCAACTGCAGGTGAAGACGAAGTTAAAAAAATTGTCAAAGAACTAAAAATAGAAGCAGAAATACTTAAAAAACGTGTTGTGGAGCTTAAAACCGCAACTTCTATGGGGGGAGCCGATCTGTACGTGCTGATGACTCCGACAACTGTTAAATTAAACGGTCCGTCAGTCAACGGCGTTGCGTTTATATCGGGAGTAGGAAAGCAAGAAGTAATTGAACAAATAAAGCAAATTTTAAGCGAATGAGGTAAGATCTGATTTAGTATTAGAATGAACAATTAAATAAATGGGAGGTTTGAAATGCAAACGTTTAACTCGATATTCATGTGGATAACTGGATTAGGTGGCGGAGGAATACTGATGGTTGCCCTATTCATACTAGGTGTAGTCTTTAAAGTAGGAATCGGGAAAGCTGCTAGATCAGCAATAACTTCGGCAGTAGGTTTTACAGGATTGTTCTTGGTAGTTGACATGTTGATAGCTGTAATGGGACCGGCAACAAGTGCGATGGTAGAAAGGTTTGGCTGGCAGCTTCAAATTGTTGACGTTGGTTGGGGGCTTATAGGTATGGCCTGGGGTTCGCCTGTTACAGGGTTTATAATAATAACAGCGATAGTTCTAAATATCGCTTTGCTCTTCATAGGTTTTACTAAAACCCTTATGATTGACTTTTGGAACTACTGGTCATTTGCAGCAGCTGGTGCGCTGGCGTATGGAGCGACAGAAAATGTTTGGTTCAGCGTATTGGTAGCAGCGATCTATATGGTCATCAGCTGGAAGGTTGCGGACATAGTTGCACCCAATTATCAAGAGTTTTATGGAATGCCCGGAGTATCTTGGCCAACAGGAGCAGTTATACCAACTGCAATGATTGGAATACCTGTTGTTAAACTAATTCAGAAGATTCCTGTCATCAAAGATATAAATGCAGATCCAGAGTCTATCCAAGATAGATTTGGAGTTTTGGGAGAACCGGTAATAATAGGAGCTTTTCTTGGAGTTCTAATAGGCATAATGGCTGGTTTTGGAGCTCAAACTGTAATAACTATGGGCATACAGATGGCTGCAGTATTGGTTTTAACACCTAGGATGATCGCTGTATTGATGGAAGGCTTGTTAACGATTTCAGGAGCGGCATCAGAGTTTACTCAAAAGTATATGAAGGGCAGAAAAATTTGGATCGGTATCGATGCATCTACTATTTTGGGTCATCCTGCTACATTGTCATCAATCTTGATTTTGACACCGATTGTAACATTCATGTCTTTGATACCAGGAAATCAAATGCTGGCAGTAGCAAGCCTTGTCGCAATACCATGGTTTGTTATTCCAATGACGTCTTATGCTAAAGGAAATGTACTTCACATAGTCTTGTCTTGCATAGTGGTCTTTGCAGTATACTTCTGGTGTGCTACAGCATTGGCAGGAGCGCATACAAACATCGCGGTAATAACCGGGTTCCAATTGCCGGAAGGTGCTGAATTAATCGGAAGCTTGTCAGAAGGTGGAAATCCGATAACATGGATATTGGTTAAAATAGGTGAGATGCTAGGCCTATAGTATTAGTGGTGGGGATAGTTGCTGTAATGGCAGCTATTCCCATTTAATAAATTTGAAGCAGGCAGACTTGCTCAGAAAGGTGGAAGGCGGTATGGCTAAGATAATTGAGTTGCCTAAATTAGGCATGACGATGGATGAGGGTGCTATCGTTAAGTTGTACATAAAAGAAGGAGACGAAATTAATAAAGGGGACATTTTGTTTGATGTCGAAACCGATAAAGTAACGCAAGGGGTAGAAAGCGAAGAAAGTGGATTTGTATTAAAGATCTATATAGAAGAAGGCGAAACGGTACCCGTTGGTGAAAAGCTTCTG contains the following coding sequences:
- a CDS encoding PTS sugar transporter subunit IIA, with product MTVYGEATKEVISQMAVHKENKEKVHNMSGENSLEILCMFSKALDKYELIKQMSKMLTDRKMVDKNYGEFVIEREEMFPTGIFCQPVSIAIPHSEKGEIYHSSIVVTKLLKPIAFKRMDCPQEDVEVKIVVMLAVNRNEEQLKMLVKLMKIVQNSELMNKLSNSKDCQELEKLIRDELNKSDEEE
- a CDS encoding PTS transporter subunit IIC, which codes for MQTFNSIFMWITGLGGGGILMVALFILGVVFKVGIGKAARSAITSAVGFTGLFLVVDMLIAVMGPATSAMVERFGWQLQIVDVGWGLIGMAWGSPVTGFIIITAIVLNIALLFIGFTKTLMIDFWNYWSFAAAGALAYGATENVWFSVLVAAIYMVISWKVADIVAPNYQEFYGMPGVSWPTGAVIPTAMIGIPVVKLIQKIPVIKDINADPESIQDRFGVLGEPVIIGAFLGVLIGIMAGFGAQTVITMGIQMAAVLVLTPRMIAVLMEGLLTISGAASEFTQKYMKGRKIWIGIDASTILGHPATLSSILILTPIVTFMSLIPGNQMLAVASLVAIPWFVIPMTSYAKGNVLHIVLSCIVVFAVYFWCATALAGAHTNIAVITGFQLPEGAELIGSLSEGGNPITWILVKIGEMLGL